The following DNA comes from Athene noctua chromosome 1, bAthNoc1.hap1.1, whole genome shotgun sequence.
CTACGTTTTTCAGTTACTGCTTTAAACCTTAGCAATGCATAGGAGTTTAAACCTGCAAAATCATTAGCTGATTCAGGGTCCTAAAACTTTTTTATGCAAACAAGTAACTATACATGATGCCATGGATTGTTGCATCCTTGTGGTCACCATAGCATATATTGTCATTTTTCATAAATACAATTATattgtgaaatgttttgtgaTAGGTGATTTAGTTGggataacctctttttttttagTGGGAAATAGCACATATTTGGGGGTGGAAAAGGGGCATTTAAATAATTAGTTCACTGTAGATACACTTTTTACCTACCAGATGtattagagattttttttgtattttgttgtgtAACTCACCGAGCTATGTTCCTTTAAAAAGCTCCTAAAACtgattttgctaatttttttttttcatagcaatggaaaacaaaatttcacaGTTCAGAAGTGGACCTTGAATGtacttgaaagaaataaaagcagctgtTTCAACAAAAATCATTtaactacagaaattaaaaatgctggAACTGGTCATTCACTGAAATGCAATGATTTGTCTGTCAATGAAAATGACAGTATAACATGGTACAAGGTAATTACTGAAACAGTAACACTCATCATTTGCTATAGAAACAAAACATCTGATTGCGGGAAAAATTAATGACAAACAAATTTTTAGAAACATCTACAAACCTTGTAAGGCTTTAATTTCTCAGgttattagggaaaaaaacctttagACAGATatacaaaataaagtttttctctgctctcagatTTGTTAGAAAAATATACCTGTAATCAGAAATTATTAATAAACTGGTAGTTTGGAATGGTAAAAGATCTGATGCACATATCTGCTGATTTAGCCAGCAGCTGGTTTAGCCAGCTGCTACTTTTCTGATACAGATATTATCCTGACACTAAATGAGGTGCCAAggtatttgttttacagttggCATGTGCTTGTAAAGTATTTGCAAActtttcagttttgctgtttctgaaCACTTTTTACAAAATGTGTAACAGATCTAGTGCTATTCATTTTAGGCAAATCATCGGTCTTCTCTCTACCAGCTTTCGTCAGGTCATAGATGATAGTTGTGAAGCACCTCTAACTGTCGGGTGTTGTGCTCAACCATTGAATGAAGCACCCCGATTAGGTTTCTGCCACCCTGTCCCTATGCATCGCCTTGAGCAGAGCTCCTTATTTCTCTCAGGTGTCCTGGCTGGAGTAACAGACCCTGTTCACTCCATGTTGAATCACTTTCAGGAAGGGAACTTGGCCGTTTAACTATTGGCGTATGGATTCTGCCTGGCAGAATGAGCCACGGCCCTGCTTTCTTGTCCTTTGGGGCCTGGGAGGATAGGGCCATTGATGGGTAGGGCCATAGGTAGATACGTTTTCCTCAGAAAAGTACTATACCCCAGGCTGACCTCTCATAGCTAAACGGAGTATACCGATGACTAGTATTTTAATGCCTAATACTGTGTGAGACAGATGAAGCAGCCTTCCTTGTGTCTAAATATCTTTTGGTGCTCGACTGGGTGAAAATTTTCAAAGCCTTCCTATCACACCCTACGCTGAGGTAAAACAGTGATAGTCACACTTTTGTATAAGAGCCTGGTAGTAAGCATATGCATCCAGGAAATGTCCGTTCCCTGGACAATTTCCAGCAGTGATCATTTACCTTCTTGATCTAAGGTAATTCAGAAGAGAACCAAATACTGATGTGTTATCACAGGACACTTCACTTACAGGACATTTCACTTAGCGTGTGCTATAAATTTAAAACCCCAGCAAATCAGAGTTTGTTTTGGGGGATAGGGAGGGTAAACAAATGTGAGTCCAACTCTTGTCACCCTCTGAGAAGTATCAGTTTCTCTATTGTTGAGGCATTTTGCTCTAGCATGATAGCTTCTCATAAGTCCAGACAACTTCTGGCCACAAGCAGGTGACCCCTACAGaccaatgggaaaaaaatagatgaATGCATTTTAATTCCTGATACAATATTTTTATACTCAGGTGCTTACTTGGAATTGCAGTGGTGTCAACTTCTAAGGGGTTAAACAttcaaattttacatttaaatgacCATGACAGAAAATTGAGTCCCCACCTCTTTTGGTTCAGATTAACGTCATTGAGATAGCGAAAGAGTGATAGTGACActtcatttcaaaattaatttttaattgctttaagaTTTTGAATGTATGTTTGCTACAGAATagaattttctgtctttattgttGCAGGACTGTAAGAactatgaaaatgaaacagagcGGGAACTGGATTTTAAAACCTTAACAGTACAGCACTCTGGGATATATACCTGTAAAATTTTAATCAGTCATGAAGGAAAGATATATCACAGCACAAATACAATTAAGCTGGTAGTAGAAGGTGGTAAGAAAGCTTTCTAAAATTTTGAAGCATGCTTTTTGGTTCTCTTTACTATGGAGATTTTTAATTACAGTTCTCATTTGATAAATATATACAAGGGTGAACAAATCTGGTAATCTGAACTATTTcacaataatttcaaaaataaaaaagccgATGAAGACATTTAAACGATGTATTACCAATTCTGGAAAATTTATTTAGCATGTTTTctctaaagaattttttttttttttttttcaaaatgcgcTGCTCTAAGAAAGTCATACAGACTTACTGAGAATTAAGGGGAAGAGCCTTTCCAACCATTGTAAACTGTGTACTGGATATATATGCACATGAGAAAAATTCAAGAGGACATACTTTATTTTAAACTACTCAATAACGCCAGAGTCCAGATACTGTTCCTTGAATTAAATGGGCTGTACGTGATTAGTTTTGGAAATGAAGCAAATGTGTAATTTTTACTGTGGTAGAATGTAAGTAAGCTATTACTTCAATAGCTATGCTTCTTTGTATTTTAGATGCACCAGAGACTGTAACTTTGGAGATAGTTGGACGTGATGAAGAAATTGAAACAGAAATAGGTATGAAATGATATGCTTTTGTTCTGATCTCTTTATGGTTGATGGTCTGGTTAAATATAATCACTGTCTGTGCACCCTACTGGATCTGATCCATCCTCACATCTGGTTATGTTCTATTTAGTATATTCTATGATTGATATACAGGTACACTAAATGTACCCTTTTACAGATGCAGAAGCTGAGGTTGCTGCTATGACCAGCAAAAGAAAGTGGTGCTGATAATAAACCATCTCTACATGGCTTGCTTTGCTAGATAGCAAGCCCCACGGAGTGATGTGTGAAAGATGTCTGGTTTGTTCAGTGAACAGCAGTGATGACGACCAACCTGATGCAGCTGAGGATTATTCTGAGAGGAAATGAGAAGTGTGAGGGCTGACAGTCCTACAGTCCTGGCAATGCAAGCATGAAGATCTGTCGCTACTACAAAGAACTGGTTTTATTGTCAATAGCCAAGACCTTAACTGTGCTTCTAGCTGGGAGTAGGTTAGATAACATGGTCTGCAGGCTTCACGCAGTGTTGGACAGGATCCAGGATTTCGTGATTGAGGCTGTAATTAATTTATATAAACagaaatttaccttttttctctcctgtgcctGAGGGTTTCTTCATTTGGTTACCTAGTCCTTCCTTTCCAAGtctgaaaaatcatattttcctCCTCTGTTGCTCATGTATATCTCATTTGCTCAGctaattttccttccttcctaccAATATCAGTTGCTATGTCCTCTTTCCAATGGTAGTACCTCAATCCTATGATGCCTCATGTCTCCCAGCCTCTCAGTACACCCTTCCTGCACAGTTCTTCCCACTTGCTGTGCTTGTCCCAACCCTTCAAATCTAGCAGGGTTCAGCATTAAATGATAATGAGCCACCTGTCTTCCATCCCTTATCTGTCTTGATAAGATCATTTGATAAGGTCATTGAATTACCTGCTGAGTGATGAAACATCTGACATGTTGGAGAGTGAAGGGAATTTTGGGTGAACTAGGTCCATGGTCTTTCAAACCTGTCATTATTTAGATGATGTTCTGTAATATTTCCCCAAAAGTAGCCATTGTGTATAGTGAAAAAGCTAGAGTTGCAGGTAGATAATACTAGAATTTTAAGTCTCTGTTTCAATCTTTGCAACTGTGATTTGGATTTCTAAGGTCCAAAGCTAAGATGGACAGATTTTCAGCCAAATCCTGCTTTAAAGGTTCTTAAGCAGTTCCACTGGAAACATCCACTCTGATAAATCTTGAAAAGTCAGTTTATAATGTATGCCCTTAGAGAGAATTCCTGGGCAGTCCTTGCTTACTGGAAAACATTTGTACATGATGGCCTGAACAAGAACTAACATGCATCTTTTGTGGCTTAATAAAGGGTGTTCTGGATGTGTTTCCTGGAAATGATACTGGCATAGCCTAGAAATCGTGGTGTAAAGTTGCAGCTAATCTCAGGTCAAGCTTCCcatgtttaaaatatgtttaatttaaaatgcctTGCAAATCATCAAATCTCACACTCCAGATCTTCagccttctgcttttattttcccaagTGTACACTTTTCTGTTTAGTTCTGCTTTCTTATAATTAACTGGACTCTGTGGGGTGGTTCCTCTCACTTCCAATTAGTGCTTTGAAATGGTACAAAGTAGCTGACTAAGTGACTTGTTCACATATTCACAGTTATGCTGGTTTCCAGGTGTGGTGCTGGAATGACAATTTCTTCAGTGAGACTTCAGCAGGGTCTCCAACAGGTTTTAGTTCTATTGAGTAATAGTGTGTAGTTTATCTATTATAATCAATTGGTTGTAGTTCCCCTTACCAGTTAATTCCTTTTACCTGGCATTGGAGCACTGATTATAGGTTGTTCTCTCCTGTTCTCTGCCTGAAGAACACAGTCCAGTTCCCAGAATCATAGAGTATCTCGAGTTGAAAGGGACCCACAAGGGTCATTGAATCCAGGTCCCTTTAGTTCTATAAAGACTGAAGTTCTCTGGACTACTTAAACTCTTCTGCGTGTGACAATTTATCTGAGAGAAAGCAGTGGATGACTGTTTGTCTGCAACAGGGCGCAACAGAGCCCTGTGCATGGTTGCTGAAGCCACCACCAGTGCAGGTGGAACACCTATGAAACATCATGCAGGGACTACGAAGTCCAGAAAGGAGCACAGCTCATGGGATACATTGCCTGGGAAGTTGACATTTTACTGCATTGTGAACATGAATGCTTCTTCTGACTAGATCTTCTCATGTTATGCTTTGTTTAGGTAAAGAAGAGATACTGAATTGCACAGGTTTCTTGGGTTACTATATGAGAGAAGATGTCAGCCTCTACTGGTTAATTAATCAAACGTTTCCAGAAAAATGTACAGGTATCCCCAAGAATGAACCTTCAATTTGCgaagaagagtttaaaaaattaCAGTAGGTTTCCTGAAAATACTGCACTTTTATTTGTATGTGATAATATCCTGCACTTTGTGGAACTGCAAATTCAGTAAAACCTCAGTCTGAGGTTTAGAACCttttcctcaaaatctgcctCTCAGCTAGTTGTAGGTTTCTGTATAGTGTTGCTAACAACATTCTTTGTTATAGGTTGGGAAACAAGTTCTACATCACAAGGCTACTACGGATTAAAAAAGTAACAGATGAGGACATGCATCATAATTTCACCTGCATGTTGCAAGCTGATGAAAGAACACTAATGAAAATAGTGAAACTGAAGAAAGGTATGGTATAATCTATGAATCATACTCCTCAGATGTGGTTATTAATCATGCCAGCCTTCTTAATCCTGAGGGCAGGGTACTGATTTCAGAACATCTCTCCAAATATGTCGGTCTGTTTATGAAGGCCCTGGTCCATCTAGCGCTGGACCTACCAACCCCCTGGGTGGTTCCTCCTTCTCTGAGACAGGAGCAGCAGGGATTGCTGCTATGTCTGCTAGAGAAGCTGTATGAGGGCTCCATAGTTCAACCACTGCTGCTGTGGACACAGTTGGGGAGGCTGAGCTATGCTCTGGCTGACAGGTCCCTGGGAGGCACTTTGTTAGATCCCACAACAGAGTGTTCCCTGTGCCCTCCTACTCATCAGATTGGTGGGATCACGGGGCTTAACTACCCAAAGCTTGGTGCAGTCCAGTGTCTGCTGTTTGAATAATGCCTGAAACATTCTGGCCAGTGGTTTGTCTCTTGTCAGGGACTTGGTCCTCCTAGCTATGGAAAGGTGACTTCTACCATATAGTAGTACTTTACATTTATAGTCCAGACAGTCTGGAGATTCATGGCAAATGGGCATTCCCTTCTTGTTTTCCACCTCCCTCAGACCTTTCCAAGCCTTACTGGAAGGAAACATGTGAAAGTAAACTAGTCAAAAGATGATGCATATAATGAAGCAAATGAAATAAAGACTACAATGAGCATGACTTGACAGTACCTTCATAAACACTTCACAAGGATTTAAGGGTTAAAATTTGTATTTGGAACTAAAAAGACAAAGATAACAAAATTATAATTAAGGGTTTAAAAAGACCCTGAAAGAGACTAGaggtagaagaaagaaaaagaaaagatcttgGCTAAAGATATTAAAGTGGACATTAAGGACTGTTATAGATTGATGAGAGAAGGGTGAAAGGTGAAAGGTAGAGAATAACAGGAAATAATAAAGAACCTGAAGAAAGCTCATCATAAAAGTGGGTGACCACCAGTTTGGGATGCTGTAGATCTACAAGGATCTCTAGTGTCAGTTTTGATCCCACAAACAGTTAATTTATGTGTGTGGAGGGTTTGTGAATGTGTGCAAGattgtttttccagtttttagAGTAATCCATGTTCTGTCGTTCTCCATCTCAGGACAAATGGCATGTATATGTGCTTGAAGTATTATCAGGACAGGATTCACGTCAACATAGTGATTTTTTAGTGGGATTTGAAGATGCCATCAGTACTGAATGCATTAATCTTGTCATATAATATTCCTTGTTAAGGCTATAATTTCCTGGATTTCTATTTTACAGGGAACACCAGAGATCTGCCTGTGCACATATTTACAACTGGAATGGTCCTTGCTTTACTATTTCCATGTGCTGCCGTAGCTGCGGTGTTTGTCTGTGTGATGTTTAGAGTTGACTTAGTTCTATTTTACAGGAACATATGCAGAAGAGATGACACTGCTGGAGGTATGATTTGGCTAATGCTGACATTAAAATAAGTGTATTGATTAAAAAATGGTTTATGATAGGTTCTATGAAACAGTCATCTTTTAGGAAGAGACAAAATAAATCCAGGAGTTTTGTGAGTAGAAACAGCAAAGAATATTTAAAAGAGAACTTGATGTTCAGGTGGTAAAGTGAGTTTGTTACATACCTGGGGCAGTAACAGCAGATAAACACAGTGAAGAAGCTGCCTCTGGAGCAGATAGGGGAAGGGACATGGTTAGATGCTGTTCAGATGTGCTCTGTTCTGCCATATTCTTCATCGCAAAAGTTGATGAAGGTGGAGAAGTTTACAGGTATCTATCTGTAGAGAAAATGAGCACTCTGGAGTTGTCAGACAGGCAGATTGACAGAAACTTGTTTTCATGTCACTGGTGCACTTCAGTGAGGTGAAGGTTAAAATACTTCCTTGACTGTAGAGGCCATTGCAATGTTTATAGGTTTGTCCCTAACTGCACTTAAGGAGAACACACTACCAGTATCTTACCCGGCAGTATCACTGTGACCTTCACTTAAGGAGCAAGCCTGACAGTTACCCAAATCTGGgtataatttttctgaaaatcatgGTGAAAAAATTTGTTGTATATATGTACCTGAATTTCTTAGCTCTTCTTAATGTCTAAATCAGATTGAATATAGTTTGAATAAATTGCAGTGGTTGGAGATTTCTCACTAAGGTGTGGATGTCATTTATGCCTGCCAGCCTTATTTATCCTGTCTGTTGATGTTAACTATTACTGGCTTACAGGGAGGATCTCCAAGAACATGGCCTAGCCCACCCTGGAGGAACTGATTGTCTGATACCAGGCAATGGATTTTCTACTCCTAGAGCTCTTGCATGTGTAGAGTTTCATGGGCTGTAGTTTGTGCTCTCTCTTATGAACTACATGTAGTAAAGTATCTGGAAAGGGAAGCAAAGAAGTACAGTTTAAGATGCAAAGCTATGTGCACTGCTGTATCAATCCAGATAGCTGTTTTCTGGCAGGGTTCAATTATATGGCTCAGTGTCATAGACCTGGCCTCTGAATTGGTCTTGGATTTTGTGTTTGCAAATTACTGCCCAAAGCATGACCGGACATGGTATACtcttataattaaaataataaattggtTTATTCTCTTTTCCCAGTGCCCATTCTGTGGAGTAAAATAAATGTGGAAATCTGCAATATCacttaaataacatttttatcaGGTTGCAGACACATTTTTTGCTTCCCTTCATTTTCTTGATTATCACAGATGTGACATTAACTGGttaaattaatctgatttttttaaaataccttaatgTAGAAAAGAtatgttattttcaaatatttgccaAGTGCAATCAGAATCTTTTGTATCAAATTTTAAttgatttatgattttttttttgttgtttgaagaCCATTCGGGGTATCAAAGGAAAGAGCAGGAGTTTCTAGATGCTTTGCTACTGAGACAGTAACTTTGAGAGCCAGAATGGTGGATCAGATACTGTATTTCTAATGACTGCTAACAAGACAACAATTGATGATTTCTTTCCAGACGGAAAAGAATATGATGCATTTGTGTCATACCTGAAAGACTGTGTTTCTCCTactgaagaagagagagaatttGCTTTGAAGATATTACCCATGGTATTAGAAGAAAACTTTGGGTACAAGTTATGTATATTTGAGAGGGATGTATCCCCTGGAGGAGGTAAGTGTATTGaatatttttgtcattaaataGGCACATCATTTTCACACAAAGGTAGAAGTCTGTAATTAGAAGCAATTCTGTCAAATGTGTTGTGTGTTGAAAtgctacatttttcatttaatctaGACTATGTGCCTGCAAAGTTAGCATGcacatattttacatatatatttatggatTCATATACACctgcacacatatacacacacaccttTAATTCCACAGAACCAaaataaacagatgaaaaagtAGCATGGAGAAAGTTAGAGTGAACAAAGAAGATATCAGATGTTTCACAGTACTTGTGttcttgctctgcttttgctgaaaGCAGGTGCCTATGAATGAATTCACATTTGCTGCACAGAGTGGCTGGTGTCTCTGGTGCTAGTTATTCTCAGGTAACTTGTATGTTTGCTCTTTCTTCAGTGTGGTGGTGGTTGAAACAATTTTTTGAATGTAATGGGTGCCATAACAAAATAGAAATGAGAACATGGAATTTTGATTCTCTAAATGACCCACGGATAGATGGTCTTTTGCAgatgcttggaaaaaaagatactggGGGATTCCATTTAGTCCAGAGATTTAGCTGAGGAATAGGATTTCATTgctaaaaatacagaacaataaGGTCAGTCAGCCTCCTTCACAAGGAAGGCTCTTGTCTCCTTGTATCCATTCCTGACATATTTTTCTAACCTGAGAGGTGCCACAGCTCTCCCAAGccatttttttttagttattcttTCTCCCTAAGTATTAAACAGCCTCTCTGAAGTGTTTGGTCTGATTCTTTCAATAGTTTTAGCTTATTTCCTTGCAATAGTTTTAGTTTATATCTTTTTCTCTGGTCTGATCTGATACTGAAAACAGagtattttcttctatttataGGAGCCTTTGGTGTGTTGTAATACCAATGTCAGCCTCCTTCTCCTctaagttttttcttctttagtttaCTCTTGCAGTTTACTTTGCCTTTCCCTACAAGGCATGTTCTGTAGATCTCTGATCTCTGTAGACCTTGGCCCATGGTGCTGAAGAGAGCACAGGAAGTTGTGCATGAGTATTCTATTTGGTGCATGGGTGTTTGAAGGGTATGAGCATTCATTCATTGTTTGTCATGACAAAAGTCATGGATCTAAAACACAGTTGGAACTCATTCTGTCATCACATGCTAATCTTCTCAAACTTGGATTACTGGCAGTAAGTTGGGATATTCAGTGACGTAAAGGAAGGAGTAACCTGAGGATTACTGAGTATTTGGAGAGAGGTTGTTGTTGACGACTTTCTGTGGAAACACTCTAGTGGTATCTATTTTTAAAGAGCAAGAGATGTCTGCTTGGAGGAAGAATAAATTTTACTGTCACCTTCTATCTCTGTGACTACTGACAGACAGCTGTCTAAGGTAGCTGGAGATCATATGTAGGTTTTTGTCTGCCCCAGAGAACAAGCTTTGACCATATCTGAGCTCATTTTCACAGACTCTTAATCTATAatgtgtgtccaaagaagggcgaTTAAGTtagtgaagggtctagagcacaagtcctgtgaggaacAGCTGACGGAATTGgggctgtttagcctggagaaaaggaggctcaggagaCCTTATCattctctacagctacctgaaaggaggttgtagtgaggtggatgtcagtctcttctccaaaGTAACAAGTGATGGAACAACAGGAGATGgactcaagttgtgtcaggggaggtttagattggatattaagaaaactttcttcaccaaaagggtcatcaagcattggaacaagctgcccaggggagtggttgagtcaccatccctgtaGATATTTAAAAGTCATGTAGATGTtgtgcttagggatgtggtttagtggtgaacttggcagtgctagattaacagttggacttgatgatcttaaagggtttttccaacctaaatgattccattATTCTATATTAATCTCTTCATAGAGACAGGACGCTTACATGCTGTTACTTTATAAGGGGAACATTTTTGGTATGTGTGTGATTGTTAAAGGATAAATCAACTCAATGCCTATCCTTTCAATTTAGCTTAATAACAAATTTATCTTTAATTTGCAGCAGTTGTTGATGATATCCATTCATTCATTGACAAAAGCCGAAGACTAATTATTATACTGAGCCAGAACTACGTTTCTGACAGAGCCATATATGAACTTGAGAGTGGACTGCATAAAGCCCTAGTTGAAAGAAAAACTGAGATCATATTAATTGAATATATGCCTATAAGTGACTATAATTTCTTGCCAGAATCATTGTCTCTTTTACCATCAAAGAGGGTTGTGAAGTGGAAAAAGGATAAATCTCTTCCCATGAATTCCAGATTTTGGAAGAACCTTCGGTACCTGATGCCAGCAAAACCTACCAAGATGAACACCAAAGGGCACTATAATAATCTTGACCTAGGCTCAGAAGGGACTCCACGATGGACTGAAGGCTGTGACTTTAATGCAGTTGTATAACAATTCTGGAGAcagaagatgctgcagaaaactgcattttgctaACTAATAGAAAACACAACCTGCACACTTTGGGAAGATAGTGTTCATAAGAGACCAAGTCTGAGATCTGAGAATAATGTAGAATTTGTCACAGTGGCTAGGATGAAGTTAACGCCAATGCTAAATGCTGTTGCAGAGACAATTGCCTCAGCAATCTTCACAAGGAGCAGAAATTTCATTCTGCTTAGTATTTACCACATGGCACGAAGCACAATGCAAAACATTTTGGTTTCACATTTTCCAGTAATGTAGAATGATATTAGTTATACTTGCACACTTTTTGAGGCCCTCAATAAATATAACCGTATTTGCAAAGTATTATTATTTAAAGGCTCTTGGGTTTGTATTTTGGTATTTCCTAAGGGTTCTGCTTGGGAGTAGACTGAAACGCTCCTGCCTGAGTTAGCTTGGCATGCAGGCTTTGGGCAATGTCAAGCAGAAAAATCAAGTGAGAATAGGGAAAAGGTTAGAAAGATTAGGTCAGGTATGGTCATGCTAACAGTATTCACTACTGAGTTGTATGTGGTCTAGATGAGCCAAGTGGGAGTGATTTGGAGGAATGATAAAGACTTTCCATCCTCCCGTTTCACTGAGAATACTGTAAATGCTCATTTTGACAGGGAGAAGGGGGGGATAGGATAGAGATAATAGTATTTTGTTTATGGACACTGATATCTGCATTATACCCTGACCTGCCTTCAGCTGAGGGATATAGGGGATTTACTTGAAAATGAGATCTTTAGTATATACATGTACTCCTAACACTTGtacttattattttttttaaaacaaacttagTAATGCCATTCAAACCCATATCCTCCCTTATCATTAGCTGCCTGGCAGAAGATACCAATCTGACATAAATTAC
Coding sequences within:
- the IL18R1 gene encoding interleukin-18 receptor 1, with the translated sequence MTLIFFFLMFITESATEKLCPLRASIDVLEGEYFFLCYLESMQEHFQEEAYSINWYKENAGKQQLIKETQRIVSQMNFLEFWPAELSDSGNYSVTHSNGKQNFTVQKWTLNVLERNKSSCFNKNHLTTEIKNAGTGHSLKCNDLSVNENDSITWYKDCKNYENETERELDFKTLTVQHSGIYTCKILISHEGKIYHSTNTIKLVVEGDAPETVTLEIVGRDEEIETEIGKEEILNCTGFLGYYMREDVSLYWLINQTFPEKCTGIPKNEPSICEEEFKKLQLGNKFYITRLLRIKKVTDEDMHHNFTCMLQADERTLMKIVKLKKGNTRDLPVHIFTTGMVLALLFPCAAVAAVFVCVMFRVDLVLFYRNICRRDDTAGDGKEYDAFVSYLKDCVSPTEEEREFALKILPMVLEENFGYKLCIFERDVSPGGAVVDDIHSFIDKSRRLIIILSQNYVSDRAIYELESGLHKALVERKTEIILIEYMPISDYNFLPESLSLLPSKRVVKWKKDKSLPMNSRFWKNLRYLMPAKPTKMNTKGHYNNLDLGSEGTPRWTEGCDFNAVV